Part of the Triticum aestivum cultivar Chinese Spring chromosome 4D, IWGSC CS RefSeq v2.1, whole genome shotgun sequence genome is shown below.
TAGTGTTACATCGCCATAACGCACGCATCGACTCGTCGGGATCAAGGAACGCACGCATGCATCGTCCACACGGCGCGCGCCATCTTTTCGCCTTCCGCGCAAGTCGGAGTAGATGAACCAACGCCGCTTGCTCAAAGAACGAGGATTGGACCGCAAGGGAAGCGCTGCGCTCCAGAGCTCGGCGGTGGACCGGTGTTGCGTGTCCTCTGTAGAGGTGAGTGTTGCCGGCCAATCCACACTGTTAATTGTTCCGCTTATGCGGTTTAATGGTGTTCAGATGGTGTAGATCTTAGAGATCCAGATGAAGACCAAGGTTATGGATGCTGATCATGGTTCATGGTAGTTAGTTTTTTTATGAACTGTGCAACAACAACACAATTGGGTAACTAATTATTGATTTTATCCGTGTGCTCAATTAGGTGTGagtaatttaatttttttaaagaTACCAAGATGTTTTATTTTTGAAGATGTGAAGGAATTTCCACACCACTCATACAGATTTGTTCATCTATCTAATTGCTCATATACTCCTATTTGTAGTAACAATTTTACCACAGTGATTCCAATAATTTAAAATGCATGTCCCAATTATGTATTTTGGTTATGAAATCTTTTTACGATCATGGAGTCTCATGTCCCTTTTGGTACCTAAAACATATAATGTACTTCTGTATGTTAaaaatgtattaaaaaatgttcatgatgtgtacCAAAAATGTAGAACGTGTATGAAAAAGTGAATGTAAAAGCACAAATTTTTAAAAACGTTGACAGTGTATAGTTTTTTAATCTTATATTTAaatatgttaaacatgtataaaaaatgttcctaatGTATACGAAAAATATATAATGTGTATACAAAACTAGTGATCGAAGATAAATATTAAAAAATGGTAATCATCTCAAAGATGTTAAGGGTGTACAAAAAGTTATTActtatgtatacaaaaaatgtagaataTGTATTAAATTTCATGAATGTAAaagcataattttttttaaaagttgATAGTGCATAAAAAATGTTAACcatatattttttaaaaatatgtaTTAAGAAAATTGCTTGATCTATACCTAAATTatacaatatgtatgaaaaaagtTGCCATCAAACATATTTTTTAAATGTTCGTCATGCATTTAGAAAATATTaaacatgtttaaaaaaatgtttcctGATGTATACTTAAAGTGTATgaaaaatgtagacatgtattgaagaaaatagaaaaacatagaaaagcGTTGTAACCGAAGGAGCGGAAGATGAaaaaaaaaacacctccataaCAAAGAAAAACGAAAAACCTGAAGAAAAGCGTGAAAACCCATAAGAAACCAAGGCAACccgaagaaaaacaaagaaaactgatGAAACTAAGTCaagaacagaaaaaagaaaagaaaaaaccaataaaaatgaagaaaaaaagaaTACTGAatcaaaaggaaagaaaagaaaaaactagaaAAACTGGCCTAAAATGAATAAAACGGTGAAAAACAAATTAAAACCAAAATACCAGAGAAAACTGTGAAGAAAcaaagaaagctgataaaaaacagaaagaaaaagaaaaaaagaaaagaaaacggagTAGAACCAACAACCAAACATGCGATCGAGCGACGAGAAGTTAGCGgcgaagaaaaaaaatgaaaatggCCCGGCACTGAAACAACTGGAAGAGGGAAACGCTTTGCGCGAGAGCTGCTCCGATCTCGCATGAAGCGGGACATAGTTCGAGcgtttttgtttttttagaaatGCGAATGCGTGTGTGGCTTCCGGCAATATGCGCACTCTCTCAGTTGGGCCTGGGCCCCACGCGGCCCATTCGTGCACATCCGGCCGTAGTAGCAAGACAGCCCAGATAGCTCGAGCCGTCTCTACTTCGTGCGTCTTCCGGTCACTCCCGACTCCGGTGcggtgagctcctcgccgcccgccggcGATCTCCGTATACGAGAGGAGATAAATAGCGAGCCCGCGAACTCTCCCGCACTCCGACTCGTTAGCCTTTCCCTTTCCCCGTTCGGTTGGTCCAAGCGCTCGCGCTCCTGGCTAGCTGGCTGGCTGGATCTAGTCGGCCAGAACCCTAACCTAACCCCGCGGGACTCCAATCCTGTCCGCATGGAGCcggcggccaacggcgacaagcccTCCGACGAGCAGCAGCAGTTCGATCCCAGCCGGAGTAAGGGCCTCTCTTCTCGTCTCAAACTGCCAATTATGATGTGCTGCTTTGTTCGTGCTCGATCTGGGTTGGGTTGGGTTGGTTTGAGCCCTGTCTAGGGAAGCTTGGCTATTGTATTGGTTATTAGTAGCTAGGAGTATTTGTTTATCGGTTACTGCGCACAATCTATTTGATTGGTGGGAAATTCACAACTACGAATTGGCAGGAGGGGAGGGTGGGAATATAGTTCTTATCGACATGTATGTAGCTCATATGGCCCTGTCCACCTGCAGTAGTAATTGAGAACACGCACGCGATGAATGGATACTGATGCCTTTGGATGGAATCCATGACCGCCATTAGGAACTCATGCTGAACCGTTTGTTTTTCCCACGCAAGCGATTTGATTAGCACAAGCTTCCATGTGCTATCTCAGTCGTCGTTGCGAAGCTTCACATATTTAATTAGTGCACAATGCATCTGCATAATTTTTCAGGATGTACATTCACCAGACGCTGTTTTGGTACCAACGTTAAGTTCAGAAGCTTGTTAAATAATTTTGCTGCACTATGTTACAGTACTGTGGCATTCTGTTTAGGACACCATCTTTAGGATGTGCTCAAACCGAATACTCCGTCTGTTCTATTAGGAACTGTTTGGAAGATCTAGCTATTCCTTCTCATATGCCAAGTGTTGCTATTTGAAAGTATGGCAAGGTCTGTTAACACTTTTACCGCATTCTGACACATAATTTTATCAATGATTTCAAGTGATTGGCATCATCAAAAGGAAGGCCTTGATTAAAGACCTAGCCGCTGCTTACCACGCTGAGTGTGTAGCATGTTGTAAAGAGCTTCTCGAACTCCAGAGAAAGTGGGAGGAGGTCTGTATCCTGTTGTTCTCCAACATTTCCAGATTTAGTCCTTCTTCTGGCTCTCTATATCACTTTAGTAGTTAGTACTGCAATTCTGTTCATTTTTTACTTGTCAATCGGAACATTGCTTGTGTGTCTGTAGTGTTGTTGAAGGTTATATTAGTGATGCATATTTTGTTCCATTAGCAACTGGCACTCTTTACGCTTTGATCATGACTGCTAAAAGCTTTTTTCTTGTCACTtgtcagatctcacttttacaTTAAGTCCATAAAGGCTGGGAACTTTTTAACATTTTTAGTCCGTAAGGCTGGAATTGCTGCAGATTCTGAGTTCAAGTCATTTAGCTGTGAAAGAAATGCAAATGTTTTCTAGGGATGGGAACTTTTTAACATTTTTAGTCCATAAGGCTGGAATTGTTGCAGATTCTGAGTTAAAGTCATTTAGCTGTGTAAGAAATGCAAATGTTTTCTAGGGATGGGAACTTTTTAACATTTTTAGTCCATAAGGCTGGAATTGTTGCAGATTCTGAGTTCAAGTCATTGAGCTGTAAAACAAATGCAAATGTTTTCTAGGGAAGGAAACTTTTTAACATTTTTAGTCCATAAGGCTGGAATTTTTTGCAAATTCCGAGTTGAAGTCATGACTGCCAAATATGATTGAAGTTCAGCACTCACTGTTGCATGTTTTAGGTTTTGTCATTAAGAGAATTTTCTCTGTGAAAAAGGTTCCTGTTGTCAACATTAATAATTCATCAGTACATATACTTGCTAGCTTGTTCTCTAGTACCCCCAGCATCTTTCGGGATCTGTATTTGTTTTTTGTGCTAGCAGTTTCTCCCTTCTTACTCCATTAGTTTTCGTTGTTATTCCCGTTCTTTGTTGGAATAGTTCAGCTTTCTGCAATTCGTGTCATAGTGCTACTTATCAAAGTCATGTAAATGCAACCATCTTTCTGGGGCTACTTGTATTTGATGTTTGTGCCAGCAGTTTCTCTCTTGTTACTCCAGTAGTTTTCGTTATAATTATCATTCTTTGTTGGAATAGTTTCCACCTTTCTGCAATTCTTGTCGTAGTGCTACTTACATAAGTTATTAAAATCCACCATCTTTCAGGGGCTGTATGCCTTGGTCTATACTAAAATTGAGCACACGGTTTTTGTTCTGCACTTCCTATCCTGTCAACAATTTCTTCAGACAACTGATCTCTGATGCGaccccttttccttttttttcccgGTCGGTCCTGCAGGAGCAATGTGTCGAAGCTAAGATGCCTGAAGTGCCAAAACCATCTTCGACAAAGCCTTCTAAGCGCAGGAAGAGGTAGATCTACCAGGGGATTAATCGATGCTGCAGTTTATTTCAGTGGGGGAAATGAGAAGAGAAATAAAAGACCCATGTAAACATAGTTGACCTCCTGATACGCAGGAAGGCGTGGTGAAAAACTCTACTGAGATTCGTGGTCTTCAAAATGTGGCACGAGCTAGTAAAAAAGTTTCGAGTAATGTGTGTGTACTGATGTGAAGTGAAGCAACATACTATCACGGCTTGCTGCTGTCTTGCCCTATGGGTAAAAAATCTATCCCGGCTTGCTGGTTCGGCTATGACGGTGTCAGGCCCAGCCTTGATCATCCCCTGTTCCAGTGTGCCAGAAGTGCTTCAGTTCGTTGATCGTCCATCTAACGGCTCACCTGCCTGCGTACCGGTTCGTTAGCTGAAACGATCTCCAGGCGTTCATTGTTGATCTAACGGCTGCGATGGATCGCTGTAGCTTTTCCGACAAGCCATGTGCTCTGTTCACTTTCTGTTCTTCTTTTTCAGTCGTGTAATGGCTATAAAGCCACCCATTCCCCTAATTCTGAACCATGTTGAATTGTATCGGgtgtaaaccctagccgccggtggCGTGCTGAACCTACTTTCCTCATTTCTCAAGCAAGAACCCTAGTTTTGCGTCTCTGAATTGCCCACGATTCCTCGAAGTGTCACTTAATTTCAGTAATTCAGAGCTCTGAGCCTGACAATTGGTATCAGAGGCCAGTCTTTCCTCG
Proteins encoded:
- the LOC123095940 gene encoding uncharacterized protein — its product is MEPAANGDKPSDEQQQFDPSRMIGIIKRKALIKDLAAAYHAECVACCKELLELQRKWEEEQCVEAKMPEVPKPSSTKPSKRRKR